A section of the Streptomyces sp. Je 1-369 genome encodes:
- a CDS encoding adenosine deaminase: MPIPKAELHLHIEGTLEPELAFALAARNGVELPYADTEELRKAYLFDDLQTFLNLYYRLMAVLRTEADFEELADAYLARAAAQGVRHAEIFFDPQAHTARGVPIGTVVEGLARALDRSEERHGVSTRLIMCFLRDQSADSALETLTAAEPHLHRIIGIGLDSAEVGHPPAKFKEVYEAAAARGLRLVAHAGEEGPPAYITEALDVLHVERIDHGLRCMEDPALVERLVRDRVPLTLCPLSNVRLRTIDVLEDHPLPRMLDAGLMCTVNSDDPAYFGGYADDNFHAVREALGLDRERLRTLARNSFLASFLDRDAADEALRAKYLAEVDAYSFD, translated from the coding sequence ATGCCGATTCCCAAGGCCGAACTCCACCTCCACATCGAAGGCACCCTCGAACCCGAGCTCGCCTTCGCGCTCGCCGCACGCAACGGCGTCGAACTGCCCTACGCCGACACCGAAGAGCTCCGCAAGGCCTACCTCTTCGACGACCTCCAGACCTTCCTGAACCTCTACTACCGCCTCATGGCCGTGCTGCGCACCGAGGCCGACTTCGAGGAACTCGCGGACGCCTACCTCGCCCGCGCCGCCGCACAGGGCGTCCGGCACGCGGAGATCTTCTTCGACCCGCAGGCCCACACCGCGCGCGGCGTCCCCATCGGCACCGTCGTCGAAGGGCTCGCCCGCGCCCTGGACCGCAGCGAGGAGCGGCACGGCGTCTCCACGCGGCTCATCATGTGCTTCCTGCGCGACCAGTCCGCCGACTCCGCGCTGGAGACCCTGACGGCCGCCGAGCCCCACCTCCACCGCATCATCGGCATCGGCCTCGACTCGGCCGAGGTCGGCCACCCGCCGGCCAAGTTCAAGGAGGTGTACGAGGCCGCCGCCGCCCGCGGGCTGCGGCTCGTCGCCCACGCGGGGGAGGAGGGCCCGCCCGCGTACATCACGGAGGCCCTCGACGTGCTGCACGTCGAGCGCATCGACCACGGGCTGCGCTGCATGGAGGACCCGGCCCTGGTGGAGCGCCTGGTCCGCGACCGCGTCCCGCTCACGCTCTGCCCGCTCTCCAACGTCCGGCTGCGCACCATCGACGTCCTGGAGGACCACCCGCTGCCGCGGATGCTCGACGCGGGCCTCATGTGCACGGTCAACTCCGACGACCCCGCCTACTTCGGCGGGTACGCGGACGACAACTTCCACGCCGTGCGCGAGGCTCTCGGACTCGACCGGGAGCGGCTGCGCACGCTGGCCCGCAACTCCTTCCTGGCGAGCTTCCTCGACCGGGACGCGGCGGACGAGGCGCTCCGCGCGAAGTACCTCGCCGAGGTCGACGCCTATTCCTTCGACTGA
- a CDS encoding macrolide family glycosyltransferase has translation MPRRLSRRPAHIAMVGVPMVSHVLPGLEVIRELVARGHRVTYANDPATAGLIEPTGAELVAYESTLPFRDNIWPDDPIEASALFLDDAIAVLPQLHAAYDDDPADLYLYDIGGYVGRALAEAQGRPFVQLSPTFVAWGSYQEDVGALLAQLPGADALEARFKEWLAGCGATTLDVAEFSGMPPRALATVPRAMQPHADTVDPARVDFVGPCLGDRAARESWARPSDAEKVLLASLGSAYTVQPEFYRQCVAAFGDLPGWHVVLQIGKHVDPAELGGDVPGNVEVCSWVPQLAVLEQADAFVTHAGMGSSGEGLHAGVPMIAVPQGAEQPMNADRLVELGVARRIDTADATGEVLRAALHELTSDPEVARRCAELREQVRAEGGAVRAADLIEAEL, from the coding sequence ATGCCTCGTCGGCTCTCCCGCCGCCCTGCCCACATCGCCATGGTCGGCGTCCCGATGGTCAGCCACGTGCTGCCCGGACTCGAAGTCATCCGTGAACTGGTGGCGCGCGGCCACCGCGTGACGTACGCCAACGACCCCGCGACCGCCGGGCTCATCGAGCCCACCGGTGCCGAACTCGTCGCGTACGAGTCCACGCTCCCGTTCCGCGACAACATCTGGCCCGACGACCCGATCGAGGCCAGTGCGCTCTTCCTCGACGACGCGATCGCGGTGCTCCCGCAGCTCCACGCGGCGTACGACGACGACCCCGCGGACCTGTACCTGTACGACATCGGCGGGTACGTCGGCCGTGCGCTCGCCGAGGCGCAGGGGCGGCCGTTCGTGCAGCTGTCGCCCACCTTCGTGGCGTGGGGCAGCTATCAGGAGGACGTCGGCGCGCTCCTCGCCCAACTGCCGGGCGCCGACGCCCTGGAGGCCCGCTTCAAGGAGTGGCTCGCCGGGTGCGGGGCCACCACACTGGACGTCGCGGAGTTCTCCGGTATGCCGCCGCGGGCCCTCGCCACCGTTCCGCGGGCCATGCAGCCGCACGCCGACACGGTCGACCCCGCGCGGGTCGACTTCGTCGGGCCCTGCCTCGGCGACCGTGCCGCGCGGGAGAGCTGGGCGCGGCCCTCGGACGCCGAGAAGGTGCTGCTGGCCTCGCTCGGCTCGGCGTACACCGTGCAGCCGGAGTTCTACCGGCAGTGCGTGGCCGCCTTCGGGGATCTGCCGGGGTGGCACGTCGTGCTGCAGATCGGCAAGCACGTGGATCCGGCGGAGCTCGGCGGTGACGTGCCCGGCAACGTCGAAGTCTGTTCATGGGTACCTCAGCTGGCCGTCCTCGAGCAGGCCGACGCCTTTGTCACGCATGCCGGGATGGGCAGCAGCGGCGAGGGTCTCCACGCCGGTGTGCCGATGATCGCGGTGCCGCAGGGCGCGGAGCAGCCGATGAACGCGGACCGGCTCGTGGAGCTCGGTGTCGCGCGGCGGATCGACACGGCGGACGCGACCGGTGAGGTGCTGCGGGCCGCGCTCCACGAGCTGACCTCCGATCCCGAGGTAGCGCGCAGGTGCGCGGAGTTGAGGGAGCAGGTACGCGCCGAGGGCGGTGCCGTGCGTGCGGCCGACCTGATCGAGGCCGAGCTGTAG
- a CDS encoding histidine triad nucleotide-binding protein gives MAGEAQSDCLFCKIVAGEVPATVVRETETTVAFRDINPQAPTHVLVIPKAHYRDAASLAAAEPTIAADVLREAGEVAAQEAADSYRIVFNTGSGAGQTVWHAHAHVLGGRGLQWPPG, from the coding sequence ATGGCGGGCGAAGCGCAAAGCGACTGTCTGTTCTGCAAGATCGTCGCGGGTGAGGTGCCGGCCACCGTCGTCCGCGAGACCGAGACGACCGTGGCCTTCCGCGACATCAACCCGCAGGCGCCGACCCACGTCCTGGTGATCCCCAAGGCGCACTACCGGGACGCCGCGTCGCTCGCCGCCGCCGAGCCGACGATCGCCGCGGACGTGCTGCGGGAAGCGGGCGAGGTCGCCGCCCAGGAGGCGGCCGACAGCTACCGGATCGTCTTCAACACCGGGTCCGGCGCGGGCCAGACCGTCTGGCACGCGCACGCGCACGTCCTGGGCGGCCGCGGCCTCCAGTGGCCGCCCGGATAG
- a CDS encoding nitronate monooxygenase, whose product MSSALTELCRLPIVQAPMAGGASGSALAGAVAEAGGLGFLAAGYKTADGMYQEIKQLRGLTSRAFGVNLFMPQPDTADAAAIEVYRNQLAGEATWYETELGDPDSGRDDGYDAKLAILLDDPVPLVSFTFGCPTRDVLDAFARVNTLTVVTVTTAEEAQTAQWAGADAVCVQGIEAGGHQGTHKDNPEADGAGIGLLSLITQVRETVQIPIVAAGGLMRGAQIAAVLAAGADAAQLGTAFLVTPESGANPLHKQAMTNPLFVRTELTRAFSGRPARGLVNRFMREHGPYAPAAYPEVHHLTSAVRKAAAKAGDAQAMALWAGQGHRLARELPAGQLVEVLAAELAEARAKAASASGGAA is encoded by the coding sequence ATGTCCTCCGCACTGACCGAGCTCTGTCGTCTTCCGATCGTGCAGGCCCCCATGGCGGGCGGTGCCTCCGGGTCCGCGCTGGCCGGGGCCGTGGCCGAGGCAGGGGGGCTCGGGTTTCTCGCTGCCGGGTACAAGACCGCCGACGGGATGTACCAGGAGATCAAACAGTTGCGGGGGCTCACCTCGCGCGCGTTCGGCGTCAACCTGTTCATGCCGCAGCCCGACACCGCGGACGCCGCGGCCATCGAGGTGTACCGGAATCAGCTCGCCGGCGAAGCCACCTGGTACGAGACGGAGCTCGGCGACCCGGACAGCGGGCGCGACGACGGGTACGACGCCAAGCTGGCGATCCTGCTCGACGACCCCGTGCCGCTCGTCTCCTTCACCTTCGGCTGCCCCACCCGTGACGTCCTCGACGCCTTCGCCCGCGTCAACACCCTGACCGTCGTCACCGTCACCACCGCCGAAGAGGCCCAGACCGCCCAGTGGGCGGGCGCCGACGCCGTGTGCGTGCAGGGCATCGAGGCGGGCGGGCACCAAGGGACACACAAGGACAATCCGGAGGCCGATGGGGCCGGGATCGGGTTGCTCTCACTTATTACGCAGGTGCGTGAGACCGTGCAGATTCCGATCGTCGCCGCCGGTGGGCTCATGCGCGGCGCGCAGATCGCCGCCGTGCTCGCCGCGGGCGCCGACGCCGCGCAGCTCGGCACCGCCTTCCTCGTCACCCCCGAGTCGGGCGCGAACCCGCTCCACAAGCAGGCCATGACCAACCCGCTCTTCGTGCGGACCGAGCTGACCAGGGCGTTCTCCGGGCGCCCCGCGCGCGGCCTCGTCAACCGCTTCATGCGTGAGCACGGCCCGTACGCCCCCGCCGCCTACCCCGAGGTCCACCACCTCACCAGCGCCGTGCGCAAGGCCGCCGCGAAGGCCGGGGACGCGCAGGCCATGGCGCTCTGGGCCGGGCAGGGCCACCGGCTCGCCCGCGAGCTGCCCGCCGGACAGCTCGTCGAGGTCCTCGCCGCCGAACTCGCCGAGGCGAGGGCGAAGGCCGCGTCGGCTTCGGGGGGTGCCGCATGA
- a CDS encoding glucarate dehydratase family protein has translation MYGQSLVVADVRLTPVLVADPPLLNTQGVHQPYTPRLIIEVVTAGGVTGVGETYGDSKYLELARPLAGRLVGHDVSDLNGLFTLADDVAVDAARIDDSVDVGGLRGVQTADKLRLSVVSGFEVACLDALGKALGLPVHALLGGKVRDAVEYSAYLFYKWAEHPAGVASEQDEGWGAALDPAGIVAQARLFTERYGFTSFKLKGGVFPPDEEVAAIRALAEAFPGLPLRLDPNGAWSVETSLKVAAELGDVLEYLEDPALGTPAMARVAAGTPVPLATNMCVTTFEEIPEAFAKGAVRVVLSDHHYWGGLRRTRELAAVCRTFGVSVSMHSNTHLGISLAAMTHVAATVPGLHHACDSHYPWQAEDVLTSRLRFSDGKVTVTDTPGLGVELDRDKLAALHARWLDDDFRALRERDDAAAMRAADPDWTTPTVPRW, from the coding sequence ATGTATGGACAGAGTCTCGTCGTCGCGGATGTCCGCCTCACTCCCGTCCTCGTCGCCGATCCGCCGCTGCTCAACACCCAGGGCGTGCATCAGCCCTACACGCCCCGCCTGATCATCGAGGTGGTCACCGCGGGCGGAGTGACGGGGGTGGGGGAGACGTACGGGGACTCGAAGTACCTGGAGCTCGCCCGGCCCCTCGCCGGGCGGCTCGTCGGGCACGACGTGTCCGATCTGAACGGGCTGTTCACACTCGCGGACGACGTGGCCGTGGACGCCGCGCGGATCGACGACTCCGTGGACGTCGGCGGTCTGCGCGGCGTGCAGACCGCCGACAAGCTGCGCCTTTCCGTCGTCTCCGGGTTCGAGGTCGCGTGCCTGGACGCCCTCGGCAAGGCGCTCGGGCTGCCCGTGCACGCGCTGCTCGGAGGCAAGGTGCGCGACGCCGTGGAGTACAGCGCGTACCTGTTCTACAAGTGGGCCGAGCACCCGGCCGGTGTCGCGAGCGAGCAGGACGAGGGGTGGGGCGCCGCGCTCGACCCGGCCGGGATCGTCGCCCAGGCCCGCCTCTTCACCGAGCGGTACGGCTTCACCTCCTTCAAGCTCAAGGGCGGCGTCTTCCCGCCCGACGAGGAGGTCGCCGCGATCCGCGCCCTGGCCGAGGCGTTCCCCGGCCTGCCGCTGCGGCTCGACCCCAACGGGGCCTGGTCCGTGGAGACGTCGCTGAAGGTCGCGGCGGAACTCGGCGACGTACTCGAATACCTGGAGGACCCGGCGCTCGGCACGCCCGCCATGGCGCGGGTCGCCGCGGGCACGCCGGTGCCGCTCGCCACGAACATGTGCGTGACGACCTTCGAGGAGATACCGGAGGCCTTCGCGAAGGGAGCCGTGCGGGTCGTGCTCTCCGACCACCACTACTGGGGCGGGCTGCGGCGCACCCGCGAACTGGCCGCCGTCTGCCGCACGTTCGGCGTCAGCGTGTCCATGCACTCCAACACGCACCTCGGCATCAGCCTGGCCGCGATGACCCACGTGGCGGCCACCGTCCCCGGCCTGCACCACGCCTGCGACTCGCACTACCCGTGGCAGGCGGAGGACGTCCTGACCTCCCGGCTGCGGTTCAGCGACGGCAAGGTCACCGTCACCGACACCCCGGGCCTCGGCGTCGAGCTCGACCGGGACAAGCTCGCCGCCCTGCACGCGCGCTGGCTCGACGACGACTTCCGCGCCCTGCGGGAGCGCGACGACGCGGCGGCGATGCGGGCCGCCGACCCGGACTGGACGACGCCGACCGTGCCACGCTGGTAG
- a CDS encoding VOC family protein: MELAQVRLLVADFPACYRFYGEVLGLKPQSGAQDGPYEKFSPAVGSAGIALQDRAMMAGLLGELADAATGHRSLVVLRVDDLDAYCAEIVGRGAVLAHGPAPMTERMRVAHLKDPEGNLVELQEWLLLRT; this comes from the coding sequence TTGGAACTCGCCCAGGTGCGTCTGCTCGTCGCGGACTTCCCCGCCTGTTACCGCTTCTACGGCGAAGTGCTGGGCCTCAAGCCCCAGTCGGGCGCCCAGGACGGACCGTACGAGAAGTTCAGTCCCGCCGTCGGCTCGGCGGGCATCGCGCTCCAGGACCGGGCGATGATGGCGGGGCTGCTCGGCGAGCTGGCCGACGCCGCGACCGGGCACCGCTCGCTGGTGGTGCTCAGGGTCGACGACCTGGACGCGTACTGCGCGGAGATCGTCGGACGCGGGGCGGTCCTCGCGCACGGGCCCGCGCCCATGACGGAGCGCATGCGGGTCGCCCACCTCAAGGACCCCGAGGGCAACCTCGTGGAGTTGCAGGAGTGGCTGCTGCTGCGCACCTGA
- a CDS encoding S41 family peptidase, with product MTEAAQHAYLRFPHLHGELLTFTAEDDVWVAPLDGGRAWRVSADNMPVNHPRISPDGTTVAWTSTRDGAPEVHIAPVDGGPSKRLTYWGSWRTAVRGWTPEGQVLAVSATGQASLRRSWARAVPLDGGPATTLPYGPVGDAAHGPDGQVLLLSAPMGREAAWWKRYRGGTAGKLWIRRTGADGAAPGDGEPRFVRVHEELDGNIEYPLLVGERIAFLSDHEGVGALYSSLPEGSDLRRHTPLDGFYARHAATDGTRVVYVSAGELWLLDDLSDAEPRRVDLRLGGQRTDLQPHPVSAARWFGAAAPDHTGRGSAVSVRGSVHWVTHREGPARALAAEQGVRARLPRTFRVQGEEHVVWVTDAEGDEALEFAPATGSAPGATPRRLAVGQLGRVLGLAVAPDGSRAAVASHDGRVLLVERESGEVREVDRSEDGEATGLVFSPDSAWLAWSHPGPRPLRQLKLANTADLSVAEATPLRFRDYAPAFTLDGKHLAFLSARAFDPVYDEHVFDLAFVGGSRPYLITLAATTPSPFGPQRHGRPFDAQDGAETPDSEGAPVTRIDFDGLADRIVPFPVEAARYSMLRAAKDGLLWLRHPVRGVLGASRATPHDPDPRTELERYDFVERRVEELSSDADHFAVTGDGKRILLWTDGKLKVVPSDRRASGDEDSASNITVDLTRIRHTIDPAAEWRQMYDETGRLMRDNFWRPDMGGVDWNAVLERYRPVLARVATHDDLVDLLWEVHGELGTSHAYVTPRGGGGGSHRQGLLGADLARGEDGLWRIGRILPSETSDPDAQSPLAAPGVAVRPGDAIVEVNGRTVDPVTGPSPLLVGTAGKAVELTISPSGGGDARHAVVVPLDDEEPLRYHAWVADRRAYVHEHSGGRLGYLHVPDMQAPGWAQIHRDLRVEVAREGLVVDVRENRGGHTSQLVVEKLARRVVGWDLPRDSRAFSYPADAPRGPVVAVANEFSGSDGDIVNAAIRALGIGPVVGTRTWGGVIGIDSRYRLVDGTLVTQPKYAFWLEGEGWGVENHGVDPDVEVVTTPDDHASGRDPQLDEAIRIALAALAETPAKTPPGLPGTE from the coding sequence GTGACAGAGGCAGCGCAGCACGCATATCTCCGGTTCCCGCACCTCCACGGCGAGTTGCTCACCTTCACGGCGGAGGACGACGTCTGGGTCGCGCCCCTCGACGGAGGCCGGGCCTGGCGGGTCAGCGCCGACAACATGCCCGTGAACCACCCACGGATATCGCCTGACGGCACGACCGTCGCCTGGACCTCCACGCGCGACGGAGCCCCCGAGGTGCACATCGCCCCCGTCGACGGCGGCCCGTCCAAGCGGCTGACGTACTGGGGGAGTTGGCGTACCGCCGTGCGCGGCTGGACCCCCGAGGGGCAGGTCCTCGCGGTCAGCGCGACGGGACAGGCCTCCCTGCGCCGCAGCTGGGCGCGGGCCGTGCCGCTCGACGGCGGCCCCGCCACCACCCTGCCGTACGGCCCCGTCGGCGACGCCGCCCACGGCCCCGACGGGCAGGTCCTGCTGCTCTCCGCCCCGATGGGCCGCGAGGCCGCCTGGTGGAAGCGGTACCGGGGCGGCACCGCGGGCAAGCTGTGGATCCGGCGCACCGGCGCGGACGGCGCGGCGCCCGGTGACGGAGAGCCCCGTTTCGTACGCGTCCACGAAGAGCTCGACGGCAACATCGAGTACCCGCTCCTCGTCGGCGAGCGCATCGCCTTCCTCTCCGACCACGAAGGCGTCGGCGCCCTCTACTCGTCCCTGCCCGAAGGCTCCGACCTGCGCCGCCACACCCCGCTCGACGGTTTCTACGCGCGCCACGCGGCCACCGACGGCACCCGCGTCGTCTACGTGTCCGCAGGTGAACTCTGGCTCCTGGACGACCTGTCGGACGCCGAACCCCGCCGCGTCGACCTGCGCCTCGGCGGCCAGCGCACCGACCTGCAACCGCATCCCGTGAGCGCCGCCCGCTGGTTCGGGGCCGCCGCGCCCGACCACACCGGACGCGGCAGCGCCGTCTCCGTGCGCGGCTCCGTCCACTGGGTCACGCACCGCGAAGGCCCCGCCCGCGCGCTCGCCGCCGAGCAAGGAGTGCGCGCCAGGCTGCCGCGTACGTTCCGCGTGCAGGGCGAGGAGCACGTCGTGTGGGTCACGGACGCCGAGGGCGACGAGGCCCTGGAGTTCGCGCCCGCCACCGGCTCCGCGCCCGGCGCCACCCCGCGCAGGCTCGCGGTCGGCCAGCTCGGCCGGGTCCTCGGGCTCGCCGTCGCCCCCGACGGCTCCCGCGCCGCCGTCGCCTCGCACGACGGGCGCGTGCTGCTCGTCGAGCGCGAGAGCGGAGAGGTCCGTGAGGTCGACCGCAGCGAGGACGGCGAGGCCACCGGGCTCGTCTTCTCGCCCGACTCCGCCTGGCTCGCCTGGTCCCACCCGGGACCGCGCCCGCTGCGGCAGCTGAAGCTCGCCAACACCGCCGACCTGTCGGTGGCCGAGGCGACCCCGCTGCGCTTCCGCGACTACGCGCCCGCGTTCACCCTCGACGGCAAGCACCTCGCGTTCCTCTCCGCCCGCGCCTTCGACCCGGTCTACGACGAGCACGTCTTCGACCTCGCCTTCGTCGGCGGCTCACGGCCGTACCTGATCACGCTCGCCGCGACCACGCCGTCCCCCTTCGGGCCGCAGCGCCACGGCAGGCCCTTCGACGCGCAGGACGGCGCGGAGACCCCCGACAGCGAGGGCGCGCCCGTCACCCGCATCGACTTCGACGGGCTCGCCGACCGCATCGTGCCGTTCCCCGTCGAGGCCGCCCGCTACAGCATGCTGCGGGCCGCGAAGGACGGCCTGCTGTGGCTGCGCCACCCGGTGCGCGGCGTCCTCGGCGCCTCCCGCGCCACCCCGCACGACCCGGACCCGAGGACCGAGCTGGAGCGGTACGACTTCGTGGAGCGCCGCGTCGAGGAACTCTCCTCGGACGCCGACCACTTCGCGGTCACCGGCGACGGCAAGCGGATCCTGCTGTGGACCGACGGCAAGCTGAAGGTCGTACCCAGTGACCGGCGCGCCTCCGGCGACGAGGACAGCGCGTCGAACATCACCGTCGACCTCACCCGCATCCGCCACACCATCGACCCCGCGGCCGAGTGGCGCCAGATGTACGACGAGACGGGCCGCCTCATGCGGGACAACTTCTGGCGGCCCGACATGGGCGGCGTCGACTGGAACGCCGTACTGGAGCGCTACCGCCCCGTCCTCGCCCGCGTCGCCACCCACGACGACCTCGTCGACCTGCTGTGGGAGGTGCACGGCGAGCTCGGCACCTCGCACGCCTACGTCACCCCGCGCGGCGGCGGGGGCGGATCGCACCGGCAGGGGCTCCTCGGCGCGGACCTCGCGCGCGGCGAGGACGGCCTGTGGCGCATCGGCCGCATCCTGCCCTCGGAGACGTCCGACCCCGACGCGCAGTCGCCGCTCGCCGCGCCCGGCGTCGCGGTGCGCCCCGGTGACGCGATCGTCGAGGTCAACGGCAGGACCGTCGACCCCGTCACCGGCCCGAGCCCGCTCCTCGTGGGCACCGCGGGCAAGGCCGTCGAGCTGACGATCTCGCCGTCCGGCGGCGGCGACGCCCGGCACGCCGTGGTCGTCCCCCTCGACGACGAGGAGCCGCTGCGCTACCACGCCTGGGTCGCCGACCGGCGGGCGTACGTCCACGAGCACTCGGGAGGCCGCCTCGGCTACCTCCACGTGCCCGACATGCAGGCGCCCGGCTGGGCGCAGATCCACCGCGACCTGCGCGTCGAGGTCGCCCGCGAGGGCCTGGTCGTGGACGTCAGGGAGAACCGCGGCGGGCACACCTCGCAGCTCGTCGTGGAGAAGCTGGCGCGCCGCGTCGTCGGCTGGGACCTGCCCCGCGACTCCCGCGCGTTCAGCTATCCGGCGGACGCGCCGCGCGGCCCGGTCGTCGCCGTCGCCAACGAGTTCTCCGGCTCCGACGGCGACATCGTCAACGCCGCGATCAGGGCGCTCGGCATCGGGCCCGTGGTGGGCACCCGCACGTGGGGCGGCGTCATCGGCATCGACAGCCGCTACCGCCTGGTCGACGGGACGCTGGTGACCCAGCCGAAGTACGCGTTCTGGCTGGAGGGCGAGGGCTGGGGCGTCGAGAACCACGGCGTCGATCCGGACGTGGAGGTCGTCACCACCCCGGACGACCACGCGTCGGGCCGCGACCCGCAGTTGGACGAGGCGATCCGGATCGCGCTGGCCGCACTGGCGGAGACCCCGGCGAAGACACCCCCGGGACTGCCGGGCACGGAGTGA
- a CDS encoding ribonuclease Z — translation MSARELVVLGTASQVPTRHRNHNGYVLLWDGQGIMFDPGEGTQRQMLRAGVAAHDLHRICVTHFHGDHSLGLAGVIQRINLDRVPHPVTAHYPASGQRFFDRLRYATAYRETVRLTEAPVAEDGPLDVTPAYTLDAMKLSHPVESYGYRLTEPDGRRMLPGLLAEHGIGGPDVGRLQKEGSLRGVTLGEVSEVRRGQRFAFVMDTRLCDGVHALAEGCDMLVIESTFLDEDEQLAADHGHLTAGQAARVAIEAGVRHLVLTHFSQRYPDPTLYEQQARAAGYDGELTVARDLLRVPLPKRT, via the coding sequence TTGTCCGCACGTGAACTCGTGGTGCTCGGCACCGCCAGCCAGGTCCCCACCCGGCACCGCAACCACAACGGCTACGTCCTGCTCTGGGACGGCCAGGGCATCATGTTCGACCCCGGCGAGGGCACGCAGCGCCAGATGCTGCGCGCCGGGGTCGCCGCCCACGACCTGCACCGGATCTGCGTCACGCACTTCCACGGCGACCACTCCCTGGGCCTGGCCGGGGTGATCCAGCGCATCAACCTCGACCGGGTCCCGCACCCCGTCACCGCCCACTACCCGGCGTCGGGGCAGCGCTTCTTCGACCGGCTGCGGTACGCGACGGCCTACCGCGAGACCGTGCGGCTCACCGAGGCGCCGGTCGCCGAGGACGGCCCCCTGGACGTCACGCCCGCGTACACCCTCGACGCGATGAAGCTCTCCCACCCCGTCGAGTCGTACGGCTACCGCCTCACCGAGCCCGACGGACGCCGCATGCTGCCCGGGCTCCTCGCCGAGCACGGCATCGGCGGGCCCGACGTCGGCCGCCTCCAGAAGGAGGGCAGCCTGCGCGGCGTGACCCTGGGAGAGGTCAGCGAGGTGCGGCGCGGGCAGCGGTTCGCCTTCGTGATGGACACCCGGCTCTGCGACGGCGTGCACGCCCTCGCCGAAGGCTGCGACATGCTCGTCATCGAGTCGACCTTCCTCGATGAGGACGAGCAACTCGCCGCCGACCATGGGCACTTGACCGCCGGGCAGGCCGCCCGCGTGGCCATCGAGGCAGGCGTGCGCCACCTCGTCCTCACCCACTTCAGCCAGCGCTACCCCGACCCGACTCTCTACGAACAGCAGGCCCGCGCCGCCGGATACGACGGCGAACTCACCGTCGCCCGCGACCTGTTGCGCGTGCCCCTCCCCAAACGAACCTGA
- a CDS encoding 16S rRNA (uracil(1498)-N(3))-methyltransferase, whose protein sequence is MTAPVFVVEHFDAGEGGRYVLDGPEGRHAVSVKRLRAGEDVVLTDGAGRWAECVVVDTEGKDRLIVHMDSVADEPAESPRITVVQALPKGDRGELAVETMTETGVDAVVPWTASRCITQWKGERGLKALAKWRATAREAGKQSRRTRFPEVADAASTKQVAALLADADFAAVLHEEGSSDPLATAELPPAGHIVLVVGPEGGVSPEELAAFAESGAKPYRLGRTVLRTSTAGTAATALLLGRTGRWS, encoded by the coding sequence ATGACCGCCCCGGTCTTCGTCGTCGAGCATTTCGACGCGGGTGAGGGCGGGCGCTATGTGCTCGACGGGCCCGAGGGTCGGCACGCCGTCTCCGTGAAGCGGCTGCGCGCCGGTGAGGACGTCGTCCTGACCGACGGCGCCGGACGCTGGGCGGAGTGCGTGGTCGTGGACACCGAGGGCAAGGACCGGCTGATCGTCCACATGGACTCCGTCGCCGACGAACCCGCCGAGTCGCCCCGCATCACCGTCGTACAGGCCCTGCCCAAGGGCGACCGCGGCGAGCTCGCCGTGGAGACCATGACGGAGACCGGCGTCGACGCCGTCGTGCCGTGGACCGCGTCGCGCTGCATCACGCAGTGGAAGGGCGAGCGCGGCCTCAAGGCCCTCGCCAAGTGGCGGGCCACCGCGCGCGAGGCGGGCAAGCAGTCCCGCCGGACCCGCTTCCCGGAGGTCGCCGACGCCGCGTCGACCAAGCAGGTCGCCGCGCTCCTCGCGGACGCCGACTTCGCGGCCGTCCTGCACGAGGAGGGCAGCAGTGACCCGCTGGCCACGGCGGAACTCCCCCCGGCCGGGCACATCGTGCTGGTGGTCGGGCCCGAAGGGGGCGTATCGCCGGAGGAGCTCGCGGCGTTCGCCGAGTCGGGCGCGAAGCCGTACCGGCTCGGGCGTACCGTGTTGCGCACGTCGACCGCCGGGACCGCGGCGACCGCGCTGCTCCTCGGACGCACCGGCCGCTGGTCCTGA